In the genome of Kineosporia sp. NBRC 101731, one region contains:
- a CDS encoding Wzz/FepE/Etk N-terminal domain-containing protein codes for MQDILAARQADGSSAAEEAPSLVNAIVRERWVVLACVVVAALLGIGLSQLQSAKYTAETTIFISAQGDFDPISENPTTDVTRYIANQAALIQTNQVMEQAKTDLGLEGSATALAKEITVTTSEDASVITVSATDATPAGAKALADGVVAAYRKVRLAQVEAQRDQVTASSKSGATSSAVTASAAVYGDGVGNVQEAVEPGSASEPQPVRNALILALIGLIAGTGYALYTQSFTRRKVGPAEASAIFGAPVLTQVPDRGRISADDAIAAAYSEPGDAYRMAAVGLDYIRGTAPGVFLITAPHDGAGSSLTALNLAAAAADHGRRVFLLNIEDTVRPASQADAGMLRVPLHDLAQGRVDLGHAVERKAASRAQFGIIRLQVLQPVQGHPVPDVQAILDQLPDDTDLVLIDAPPLPASSASFVLAGQVDAAVVVIDEVTTPADLEELQRRCRLAGIPVAGVLVNHIRRPNMTNSRRRQRAEMSSVPGRMYDTSPRGLPIINDSSGGFPALGGDDRGYGAGQNGYDGGDYNNGGQSRPEDADLPWNKSNSNARGNQGWEESESRGRRR; via the coding sequence GTGCAGGACATCTTGGCGGCGCGGCAGGCCGATGGCAGTTCGGCCGCCGAAGAGGCGCCCAGCCTGGTGAACGCCATTGTGCGGGAACGCTGGGTGGTCCTGGCCTGCGTCGTGGTCGCGGCTCTGCTGGGTATCGGTCTCAGTCAGTTGCAGTCGGCCAAGTACACGGCCGAGACCACGATTTTCATCTCGGCCCAGGGCGATTTCGACCCGATCTCCGAGAACCCGACCACCGACGTCACCCGTTATATCGCCAACCAGGCCGCCCTGATCCAGACCAACCAGGTCATGGAGCAGGCGAAGACCGACCTCGGTCTCGAGGGCAGCGCCACCGCGCTGGCGAAGGAAATCACGGTCACCACCTCCGAAGACGCCAGCGTCATCACGGTCTCCGCGACCGACGCCACCCCGGCGGGCGCCAAGGCCCTCGCCGACGGTGTCGTGGCCGCCTACCGCAAGGTGCGGCTGGCCCAGGTGGAGGCCCAGCGCGACCAGGTCACCGCGTCGAGCAAGTCCGGGGCCACGAGCAGTGCGGTCACGGCCTCGGCCGCGGTCTACGGCGACGGTGTGGGCAACGTGCAGGAAGCGGTGGAGCCGGGCTCGGCCTCCGAGCCGCAGCCGGTGCGCAACGCCCTGATCCTGGCCCTGATCGGTCTGATCGCCGGTACTGGTTACGCTCTGTACACGCAGTCGTTCACTCGTCGTAAGGTCGGCCCGGCCGAGGCCAGTGCCATCTTCGGCGCCCCGGTGCTGACCCAGGTGCCCGACCGCGGCCGGATCTCCGCCGACGACGCGATCGCGGCGGCGTACTCCGAACCGGGTGACGCCTACCGGATGGCCGCCGTCGGCCTCGACTACATCCGCGGCACCGCACCCGGTGTCTTCCTGATCACGGCGCCGCACGACGGCGCCGGCTCCAGCCTGACCGCGCTGAACCTGGCTGCGGCCGCCGCCGACCACGGTCGGCGGGTGTTCCTGCTCAACATCGAGGACACGGTTCGCCCGGCCTCCCAGGCCGACGCGGGCATGCTCCGGGTTCCGCTGCACGACCTGGCCCAGGGCCGGGTCGACCTCGGTCACGCGGTCGAGCGCAAGGCGGCCTCCCGGGCCCAGTTCGGCATCATCCGGCTCCAGGTGCTGCAGCCGGTGCAGGGGCACCCGGTGCCCGACGTGCAGGCGATCCTCGACCAGCTGCCCGACGACACCGACCTGGTGCTCATCGACGCCCCGCCGCTGCCGGCGTCCTCGGCCTCGTTCGTGCTCGCCGGCCAGGTCGACGCCGCGGTCGTGGTGATCGACGAGGTCACCACCCCGGCCGACCTCGAAGAGCTCCAGCGTCGTTGCCGTCTCGCCGGTATCCCGGTGGCCGGTGTGCTGGTCAACCACATCCGCCGTCCCAACATGACGAACAGCCGTCGTCGCCAGCGGGCGGAGATGAGCTCGGTCCCCGGCCGGATGTACGACACCTCCCCGCGCGGTCTGCCGATCATCAACGACAGCTCGGGCGGGTTCCCGGCTCTCGGCGGTGATGACCGGGGCTACGGCGCCGGTCAGAACGGTTACGACGGCGGCGACTACAACAACGGCGGCCAGAGCCGGCCGGAAGACGCCGACCTGCCGTGGAACAAGAGCAACAGCAACGCCCGGGGCAACCAGGGCTGGGAAGAGAGCGAGTCCCGCGGCCGCCGCCGCTGA
- a CDS encoding glycosyltransferase translates to MESSAQDGAVPAYELIIVSYNSRSQIEGLLAGLPNDIPLAVVDNARGADGLRDLIRDRPNARYLEGAGQGFATAANLGARSSAYEYVIFVNPDTRPTVTGLETLVSQLAAEPNIASSAATTVGADGSVEIGTGGWEPTVRRAVIHSIGLHKIAPQAGLFARPRPYLPIRVDWTTGACMAVRVSTFVDLGGFDEQFFVYNEDVAFGRAVREKNMTQALRTDVLVQHAAGNSGAPSKEMLRLRGASMARYVAQHNNLQNARAIRLALTFGYGLRVLAALAKGDKSRAQEHWSYILGVTSGRASVAGRTVTRA, encoded by the coding sequence GTGGAGTCAAGCGCCCAGGACGGCGCCGTACCCGCTTACGAGCTGATCATTGTCAGCTACAACAGCAGGTCCCAGATCGAAGGCCTGCTCGCCGGGCTTCCCAACGACATCCCACTTGCCGTCGTGGACAACGCACGGGGTGCGGACGGCTTGCGCGACCTGATCCGCGACCGCCCCAACGCGCGTTACCTGGAAGGCGCGGGACAGGGTTTCGCCACCGCGGCGAACCTCGGCGCCCGTAGCTCCGCGTACGAGTATGTGATCTTCGTCAACCCGGACACCCGTCCCACGGTGACCGGGCTCGAGACGCTGGTCTCCCAGCTCGCGGCCGAGCCGAACATCGCCTCCTCGGCAGCCACCACGGTGGGCGCCGACGGGTCGGTGGAGATCGGCACGGGTGGCTGGGAGCCCACCGTGCGGCGCGCCGTGATCCACTCGATCGGGCTGCACAAGATCGCCCCTCAGGCGGGCCTGTTCGCCCGTCCACGGCCCTATCTCCCGATCCGGGTGGACTGGACCACCGGGGCCTGCATGGCCGTGCGGGTCAGCACGTTCGTCGACCTCGGCGGCTTCGACGAGCAGTTCTTCGTCTACAACGAGGACGTCGCGTTCGGCCGGGCGGTGCGCGAGAAGAACATGACCCAGGCATTGCGCACCGACGTGCTGGTGCAGCATGCGGCCGGTAACTCCGGCGCCCCGTCGAAGGAGATGCTGCGCCTGCGGGGTGCGTCGATGGCGCGCTACGTGGCCCAGCACAACAACCTGCAGAACGCCCGCGCCATCCGCCTGGCCCTCACCTTCGGCTACGGCCTGCGGGTGCTGGCCGCCCTGGCCAAGGGCGACAAGTCCCGGGCGCAGGAGCACTGGAGTTACATCCTCGGCGTGACCAGCGGCCGGGCCAGTGTGGCCGGCCGGACGGTGACCCGGGCGTGA
- a CDS encoding glycosyltransferase family A protein — protein MSVVIACRNAADTLGIQLEALSRQQYDGDWDVIISDNGSTDHTRVVAQRYESVLNLRIIDSSDRPGAGHARNVAAHASKADFLAFCDADDEVADDWLIQMMAALERNPFVAGRFESRKLNSERVWRSRPLQQSTGLQESPFGPGLPHAGAGNMGIKRETFLTVGGFDQAVGTLEDTDLCWRVQLSGTPLIFGPDVVMHVRLRTSFSKMWRQGWSYGHAAALLERRYGNKPIASVTAVTTSIAVIKASQVAESQHPSSPVASALKLVRENPTPGALLWALGWHVGHRAYQDDELPPLPALPATANPSDNRLRQAG, from the coding sequence GTGAGCGTGGTGATCGCCTGCCGTAACGCCGCCGACACTCTCGGCATCCAGCTCGAGGCCCTGTCCCGGCAGCAGTACGACGGCGACTGGGACGTGATCATCAGTGACAACGGGTCGACTGACCATACACGGGTCGTAGCCCAACGTTACGAGAGTGTTCTTAACCTTCGCATCATCGACTCCTCCGACCGGCCCGGCGCCGGCCACGCCCGCAACGTGGCCGCCCACGCATCGAAGGCCGACTTCCTCGCCTTCTGCGACGCCGACGACGAGGTGGCCGACGACTGGCTGATCCAGATGATGGCCGCGCTGGAGCGCAACCCCTTCGTGGCCGGCCGCTTCGAGTCTCGCAAGCTCAACTCCGAGCGGGTCTGGCGCTCGCGCCCCCTGCAGCAGAGCACCGGGCTCCAGGAGTCCCCCTTCGGCCCGGGCCTACCGCACGCCGGCGCCGGCAACATGGGCATCAAGCGGGAGACCTTCCTGACCGTCGGCGGCTTCGACCAGGCGGTCGGCACCCTGGAAGACACCGACCTGTGCTGGCGGGTGCAGCTCTCCGGCACGCCCCTGATCTTCGGCCCCGACGTCGTGATGCACGTGCGACTGCGGACCTCGTTCAGCAAGATGTGGCGCCAGGGCTGGTCGTACGGCCACGCCGCGGCCCTGCTCGAGCGCCGCTACGGCAACAAGCCGATCGCCAGCGTCACGGCCGTCACCACGTCCATCGCCGTGATCAAGGCCTCGCAGGTGGCCGAGTCCCAGCACCCCTCCAGCCCCGTCGCCTCCGCGCTGAAGCTGGTGCGGGAGAACCCGACGCCCGGCGCCCTGCTGTGGGCCCTCGGCTGGCACGTCGGCCACCGCGCCTACCAGGACGACGAACTGCCGCCCCTGCCCGCGCTGCCGGCCACGGCCAACCCGTCCGACAACCGGCTGCGCCAGGCCGGCTGA
- a CDS encoding glycosyltransferase — MPTTDVPAPGSAGTPRCLLVTKEFSTVPTSGGTLRTLALLETLATRYDTTVVSPEGVVAKGPGRPLEEHPGRASGGDALRQLRTTWRYKSLSGIRTGGSKLLDNLWNAAEGRYDVGIIDHTALAGLTDEVASGCDQVVVSMHNIESDLMNQRAQLATSAKSRLAMNAEVRLLRHLEAHVADHYPVVVCTEADSRALNAKRGGIVCKNGIFAGQVTPSGKRPANSMVFSGALDWEPNIDGIVWFSEKVWPLIRAQMPDATVTIAGRNPGKEVTAACAPEGITLLANPPVMAPVLDAHVMGIVPLLAGGGSRIKILEYLAAGIDIVSTDVGASGLEDIPSELVERLAIDPQLFADIVVARLRAPRDTSALAQDWVRKHYSWDVTLQPLLDFLAR, encoded by the coding sequence GTGCCCACGACTGACGTTCCCGCGCCCGGCTCCGCCGGCACCCCCCGCTGTCTGCTGGTGACCAAGGAGTTCTCCACGGTCCCGACCTCGGGCGGCACCCTGCGCACCCTGGCCCTGCTGGAGACCCTCGCCACCCGGTACGACACCACCGTTGTCAGTCCCGAGGGCGTTGTGGCGAAGGGGCCGGGCCGACCGCTCGAAGAGCACCCGGGCCGCGCGTCGGGCGGCGACGCGCTGCGCCAGCTGCGCACCACCTGGCGGTACAAGTCGCTCAGCGGTATCCGCACCGGTGGTTCGAAGCTGCTGGACAATCTGTGGAACGCCGCCGAGGGCCGGTACGACGTCGGCATCATCGACCACACCGCGCTGGCCGGCCTGACCGACGAGGTGGCCTCCGGCTGCGACCAGGTCGTGGTCAGCATGCACAACATCGAGTCCGACCTGATGAACCAGCGTGCCCAGCTGGCCACCTCGGCCAAGTCCCGGCTCGCGATGAACGCCGAGGTGCGGCTGCTGCGTCACCTCGAGGCGCACGTGGCCGACCACTACCCGGTCGTCGTCTGCACCGAGGCCGACTCCCGCGCCCTGAACGCCAAGCGCGGCGGGATCGTCTGCAAGAACGGCATCTTCGCCGGGCAGGTCACGCCCTCGGGCAAGCGTCCGGCGAACTCGATGGTCTTCTCCGGCGCCCTGGACTGGGAGCCGAACATCGACGGCATCGTCTGGTTCTCCGAGAAGGTGTGGCCGCTCATCCGGGCCCAGATGCCGGACGCCACGGTCACGATCGCCGGCCGCAACCCCGGCAAGGAGGTCACCGCGGCCTGTGCGCCCGAGGGCATCACGCTGCTGGCCAACCCGCCGGTGATGGCGCCCGTGCTCGACGCGCACGTGATGGGCATCGTGCCGCTGCTGGCCGGTGGTGGCTCGCGGATCAAGATCCTGGAGTACCTGGCCGCGGGCATCGACATCGTCTCGACCGACGTCGGCGCCTCGGGCCTCGAGGACATCCCCTCCGAGCTGGTCGAACGCCTGGCCATCGACCCCCAGCTGTTCGCCGACATCGTGGTGGCCCGCCTGCGCGCCCCCCGGGACACATCGGCCCTGGCCCAGGACTGGGTGCGCAAGCACTACTCCTGGGACGTCACCCTCCAGCCCCTGCTGGACTTCCTGGCCCGCTGA
- a CDS encoding glycosyl hydrolase, producing the protein MLELLQRHGRRLALVTGVLTLAAAVVAGTGYWFWQRDPVGDEATSGAVPERTVPPLRNGVFVGTSKEDADAFQQWLGGDVDLVVDFSTRETWEDISDPDYMLQTWKGSGYRPVYSVALLPTGDASATVQRGATGEYDEHYRELAQNLVKAGQPRAILRLGWEFNLESSRWATPDQDAFIAYWKQIVDTMRSVEGQHFEFDWNPNNGKNTFDAVKYYPGNDYVDYIGVDAYDVSYAWRTYPYPDDCDSDCRLKRQHRSWEKAIYGGKRGLEFWSDFARHRGKPMSLPEWGLWERQDGHGGGLDLWYLQKMGEFIADPDNGVAYQAYFEFNGDDGPHKLMTTYPDAAETFRGLFTD; encoded by the coding sequence ATGCTCGAGCTCCTCCAACGTCACGGGCGTCGTCTGGCCCTTGTGACGGGCGTTCTCACCCTCGCGGCGGCTGTCGTCGCCGGGACCGGATACTGGTTCTGGCAGCGCGATCCCGTGGGTGACGAAGCCACCTCCGGCGCGGTTCCCGAGCGCACCGTGCCGCCCTTGCGCAACGGTGTCTTCGTCGGGACCTCGAAGGAGGACGCCGACGCCTTCCAGCAGTGGCTCGGCGGCGACGTCGACCTGGTGGTGGACTTCTCCACGCGGGAGACCTGGGAAGACATCTCCGACCCGGACTACATGCTGCAGACCTGGAAGGGATCCGGCTACCGGCCGGTGTACTCGGTGGCGCTGCTCCCGACGGGTGATGCCTCGGCGACCGTGCAGCGGGGTGCCACCGGGGAGTACGACGAGCATTACCGCGAACTGGCGCAGAACCTGGTGAAAGCCGGTCAACCACGCGCGATCCTGCGACTGGGCTGGGAATTCAACCTGGAGAGCTCACGCTGGGCCACTCCCGACCAGGACGCGTTCATTGCCTACTGGAAGCAGATCGTCGACACCATGCGGTCGGTCGAGGGACAGCATTTCGAGTTCGACTGGAACCCCAACAACGGCAAGAACACGTTCGACGCGGTGAAGTACTACCCAGGCAACGACTACGTGGACTACATCGGGGTCGACGCCTATGACGTCTCGTACGCCTGGCGCACCTACCCCTACCCGGACGACTGCGACAGCGACTGCCGCCTGAAGCGTCAGCACCGGTCCTGGGAAAAGGCGATCTACGGCGGCAAACGGGGACTGGAGTTCTGGTCCGACTTCGCCCGGCACCGGGGCAAGCCGATGTCGCTGCCTGAATGGGGCCTGTGGGAACGTCAGGACGGGCACGGCGGCGGGCTCGACCTCTGGTACCTGCAGAAGATGGGGGAGTTCATTGCCGATCCGGACAACGGGGTTGCCTACCAGGCCTACTTCGAGTTCAACGGCGATGACGGCCCGCACAAGCTGATGACGACGTACCCGGATGCAGCCGAAACTTTCCGTGGTCTTTTCACGGATTAA